From Cydia strobilella chromosome 3, ilCydStro3.1, whole genome shotgun sequence:
taaactttctttatctttatgtAGTTTCAATAAAAGAGTTTCTGTATTAAATTAACATAGTAAGAAACTTACGCTGCTATGCTGTCAATAAGGCTCTTTTTAGGTCCGAAAATCTTCAACCATCGCCAGAGAGCTGATATATTTTCCGGAAGAATATTATCCGGTTTTTGCTGTTGAACATAAATGTAATTAGTTTTAacgaaaatataatatacgtgAAACATTCAGCAATGCTGTCATATGAGACTAAGCTAATATTTAGAGAAAATAAAATGAGAAAACTTACGATGTATTCGGGTTCTGGTTTCCATTCAGAAAACACGTATAATTCGTGTAAAATGGACTTGTTTTCGTCCATTGTGAAACTATTTGATTACTAATAAACTGTTTAAATGGATAACGATGATTTGTATAGCATATTACACTGAAATATTTAACAaacttgaaaatattttagTGTTGACGAAATTAAGCGTATGGTTTTGACAGTGGCAGAAAAGTATTGACGTTGTGATTGTACTAGAGCTGCTGGAGGGCTTGTTTAGAAGTAGTAAAGTTAGTGAAGCGCTACTTTTTACTTCAATCATTTTTCTTTgcgtttttgtaaaattcagTGTATgtggttttaaaatatgttcGACGTATGTTcttaatttgttattattttaaagtgtaTATGTATCTATTGATAAGAAATTATATTCTGGGAAATTGATCTAAAAGTGTTTTTAGGAACTATACCTTCTCTAAATGTCAGCAATGTCAGTATTGTCATTGTCCGACAAACTGTTTCCTCGTATTTGTAGGTTATTTTTATGCTAAAACAAAAACACTGTACTGTAAAATCGTGTTGTTAAATTTGATGAAGTACATATTCTGACTGTTACTAACAGAGTTCGAAACTGTAATTGATAAACCATGAACATTTTATCAGATATATATTATAAGGTAAAAAACTTTCTTAAACTTTTACGCAGTTTAGAAATCAGTACTTTGCTGATTGTTTACGTTATGTTTCAGAGCTTAACTAGAAATGAGGAAAACCTGCGTTTCTGGGAGAATTATCTGCATACTTTGAGGACACTAGACTTTAGTGTGTATGCCGATAAGTTGAAAGTCCCGGCGTTGGTTCCAGTGGGTAGCAAGGTATTCTTTAGAGGTGTTTTGAAACATACCAATGAAGTAACTGTTGCCCTGGGCGCTGACTACTTTGTTAAGTGCTCGCTGTCACAGGCAGAAGTGCTTCGGCAGCATAGAATTAAAGGTAGGTAGCACTTGGCAAGAAAAACCTGTATGCTTGTTTTGACTTCATCAAATAATTACCACTTTTAAATTACACACCGGTTTAAACAGGCCATCCTTGCTATCTTTGGCCACCACATTTTATAGCAATTGTAAATGGCCAATATGAGCAGGGTGGCTTATCTTAATTTTAAGGCATTCCTAATCGATAGGTTaccttttacctttttttcACAGTAATTCTGATATATTACTATTGTTAAACTTGCTGGATGGAGAAATCAACAGCACATATTTTTCAGATGCAGAATCAAAAGTAGAAGCACTGCAAAAGGAAAGAGAATATATTCAAAACCAGCTCCAATTTGGTGCTGAAAATGTATTAAAAGATCAAGGACAAGAAATAATAGAAGAATTCGCTGAAGAGGAAGATTTACAATGGAGAGAGAAACACCGGGACAACATGAGACAGTATAAGCAGAAAAGCAAGACTGAGGAACCCAAGGAAGAGGTAGATGACGAGGAACTATGGAACAGACTTGAGGAACTAGAGTTACAAGAGGAATTAGAAGAAGAAATGGCAAAACTGCATATAACTagtgaaaaaaatgttaataaattgAAAAGAGGACATGATAATAATGAGTATAATGACATAGAAACagataaaaatgaagatgtgcCAAAACAAGTTATTAATGATTTAAAGGAAAAGCTTACAAAAAGAAATTTagaatctaaaaataataaagttattaACGAAAACGAAGTTAGGAAAAATGATCATCAAATGGAACTTTTAAAACAAGTGATTGATAGACAAAATGAATTGAAAGAGAAACTGAACgatttgaagaataaagaaacTACTCCTAGTCAAACTGAAAAggatattttatcaaagttaGATGAAATGGAACAATTAGAGGAGTTAGAAGATGAAATGGATAGGTAACTTAGTTTCTACTGATGATTGTGTGTATTAAATCTGATAGAAACCTTATGATACCTAGcataaatacagatttaaatgtTTTCAAAATCTGTTCCAAAATATGAGATTcattttttatgtattaaatctGATAGAAACCTTATGATACCTGGcataaatacagatttaaatg
This genomic window contains:
- the LOC134756129 gene encoding unconventional prefoldin RPB5 interactor-like protein; translation: MNILSDIYYKSLTRNEENLRFWENYLHTLRTLDFSVYADKLKVPALVPVGSKVFFRGVLKHTNEVTVALGADYFVKCSLSQAEVLRQHRIKDAESKVEALQKEREYIQNQLQFGAENVLKDQGQEIIEEFAEEEDLQWREKHRDNMRQYKQKSKTEEPKEEVDDEELWNRLEELELQEELEEEMAKLHITSEKNVNKLKRGHDNNEYNDIETDKNEDVPKQVINDLKEKLTKRNLESKNNKVINENEVRKNDHQMELLKQVIDRQNELKEKLNDLKNKETTPSQTEKDILSKLDEMEQLEELEDEMDRLDTILQNEDAEEADEESEEEHSLKQSAVKVKRSVSFADEDDSETLELSFTHSETEPDTTPYAKEKGIIKPSDIYEAFASSFTETTSILKKSKYERDLSPCGPRNEKRTKVVDFQEAEDNRKMNKTIVVNDVVEKVDENDNKYESGEKRPMSLFKKRRQQNLK